The Chitinophaga flava genome has a segment encoding these proteins:
- a CDS encoding sensor histidine kinase — translation MKKQVRISPYWLCQLSGWTVAALHWEVEGFLRSPYFSYRLAILNFAADIVVNILLTHAYRRFALQHRWPALPPRALILRIIPAVILLSVCFTITVSLRFYIEQHYPSFDLSYWTYLKDTGRQPFMTGIRTMAVWVLAWHMYHYAQREIRTAQENARLQLLTREIQLSNLSAQLNPHFFFNSLNNIKSLILEDPVLARRAIDLLSELLRHALYKQSDKLIPLHEELQVVSDYLELEKLRFEDRLEADIRMDAPLSGVLVPPLSIQTMVENAIKHGINKTVDGGSIIINIEKNATTVRITVQNPGRLEQSATSNGLGIRNLQERLQLQFHGQASFHITALTDEKVLTVLTIPVI, via the coding sequence ATGAAAAAGCAGGTACGCATATCACCTTACTGGCTGTGCCAGCTCAGCGGCTGGACAGTAGCAGCCCTTCACTGGGAAGTGGAAGGTTTTCTGCGCAGCCCGTATTTCAGCTACCGGCTGGCTATACTCAACTTTGCGGCGGATATTGTGGTCAACATCCTGCTGACACATGCCTACCGCCGGTTTGCCCTACAACACCGCTGGCCAGCCTTACCGCCACGGGCATTGATACTACGTATTATTCCAGCTGTAATATTACTGTCGGTTTGTTTTACCATCACTGTATCGCTGCGGTTCTATATTGAGCAGCATTATCCATCGTTTGATTTGTCTTACTGGACCTACCTGAAAGACACCGGCCGGCAACCATTTATGACCGGCATCCGGACCATGGCCGTATGGGTACTCGCCTGGCATATGTACCACTATGCACAGCGGGAAATCCGTACCGCACAGGAGAATGCCCGGCTACAGCTGCTTACCAGGGAAATACAACTTAGTAATCTCTCTGCCCAGCTCAATCCTCACTTCTTTTTTAACTCACTCAATAATATCAAGTCACTGATACTGGAAGATCCGGTATTGGCCAGGAGAGCCATAGACCTGCTCTCCGAGCTGTTGCGCCATGCATTGTACAAACAGTCCGACAAACTGATACCCCTACACGAAGAGCTGCAGGTGGTCAGTGATTATCTGGAGCTGGAGAAGCTACGTTTCGAAGACCGGCTGGAAGCAGACATCCGGATGGATGCACCATTGTCTGGTGTATTAGTCCCGCCGCTGAGCATACAAACCATGGTGGAAAATGCCATCAAACATGGCATCAACAAAACGGTGGATGGTGGCAGCATTATCATCAACATAGAAAAAAATGCAACAACTGTCCGTATCACGGTACAAAATCCGGGACGCCTGGAGCAGTCTGCCACTTCCAACGGGCTGGGTATCCGTAACCTGCAGGAACGGCTACAGCTGCAGTTTCATGGCCAGGCCTCCTTTCATATCACAGCATTGACTGATGAAAAAGTTTTAACCGTTCTAACTATTCCGGTTATATGA